One segment of Rhodopirellula baltica SH 1 DNA contains the following:
- a CDS encoding sigma-54-dependent transcriptional regulator, producing the protein MHILFADDEPQLQKLMGTELPRMGYRVTVCPDGPTAVDVLSKEPIDCLLVDLDMPGMSGIEVIARAREIRPEIEAVIMTGNPSQETAIEALRHGTFDYLMKPCRLAEISALMGRVSERREWNRLVAALRHRLQRAEGDSDLIGENQSMHAVRKLIAKVAPTESTVLIRGETGCGKELVARAIADESLRSEQPFVAINCGALPETLIESELFGHVKGAFTGADSGRMGLFEVASGGTLFLDEVGELPLAVQAKLLRVLETGDIRRLGDNQSIKVDVRVVCATHRDLEKMVTEGTFREDLMFRINTFELRLPALRDRIDDLPALAEHLLRRHRADGTSGQLFTEAAMAELQSHQWPGNVRELANVIEHASVLCDALPIDVEHLPQHFARRQLRADLADTAPMTMREIELRAIERAMTRHNGNKKAVAEELGMSLKTLYNKLNAASEASEAA; encoded by the coding sequence ATGCACATTCTTTTCGCGGACGATGAACCTCAGTTGCAAAAACTGATGGGCACCGAGTTGCCGCGAATGGGATACCGCGTGACCGTTTGCCCCGACGGGCCAACGGCCGTCGATGTTTTGTCGAAAGAACCAATCGATTGCCTTTTGGTTGATCTCGATATGCCGGGGATGAGCGGAATCGAAGTCATCGCTCGCGCCCGCGAAATTCGGCCGGAGATCGAAGCGGTGATCATGACGGGCAACCCCAGTCAAGAAACCGCGATCGAAGCGCTTCGTCACGGCACATTTGACTATTTGATGAAGCCCTGCCGACTGGCTGAGATCTCGGCTTTGATGGGACGAGTGAGCGAACGTCGTGAGTGGAACCGTTTGGTCGCTGCACTTCGGCATCGATTGCAGCGTGCCGAAGGCGATTCCGATTTGATCGGTGAGAACCAATCGATGCACGCGGTTCGCAAACTGATCGCCAAGGTCGCACCGACTGAATCAACCGTTTTGATTCGTGGCGAAACGGGATGCGGCAAAGAGTTGGTCGCTCGTGCGATCGCTGACGAGAGTCTTCGCAGTGAGCAGCCATTCGTCGCAATCAACTGTGGTGCGTTGCCGGAAACGTTGATCGAAAGCGAACTGTTCGGGCACGTCAAAGGTGCGTTTACCGGAGCAGACTCTGGACGGATGGGATTGTTCGAAGTCGCCAGTGGTGGAACGTTGTTCCTTGACGAAGTTGGTGAGCTTCCGTTGGCCGTTCAAGCAAAATTGCTTCGCGTTCTGGAGACCGGTGACATCCGTCGACTCGGCGACAATCAAAGCATCAAGGTGGACGTGCGTGTGGTTTGCGCAACTCACCGCGATTTGGAAAAAATGGTGACTGAAGGCACGTTCCGCGAAGACTTGATGTTCCGCATCAACACGTTCGAGCTACGGCTTCCGGCGCTTCGCGATCGTATCGATGATTTGCCTGCGCTGGCGGAGCACTTGCTGCGTCGGCATCGTGCTGATGGTACCAGCGGCCAGTTGTTCACCGAGGCGGCGATGGCTGAGTTGCAATCGCATCAATGGCCCGGCAACGTTCGCGAGCTTGCCAACGTGATCGAGCACGCTTCGGTGTTATGTGATGCACTTCCGATCGATGTGGAGCATTTGCCTCAGCACTTTGCTCGCCGTCAGCTTCGAGCTGATTTGGCCGATACCGCTCCGATGACGATGCGTGAGATCGAATTGCGTGCGATCGAGAGAGCGATGACTCGCCACAACGGTAACAAGAAGGCCGTGGCGGAAGAGCTCGGTATGTCGCTGAAGACGCTCTACAACAAGTTGAACGCGGCATCGGAAGCTTCCGAAGCCGCCTAG
- a CDS encoding sulfatase family protein: MKSSLRTIATVLAVALVPVLAHAETKSPNFLIVMADDCTYNDLPMYGGENAKTPNLERLAKEGMTFDRAFLAEAICQPCRAELYSGLYPMRNGCNWNHSASRRDIESMPQHLARVGYRVGLAGKVHVSPESAFPFERVDGCDKNCVRNPTQEMQLDSIGEFMSREDGQPFCLVVALVEPHVPWVMGDASAYPPRKLKLPPNIGDTPETRSAFGRYLAEITYMDDQFGQIMNELEEVGESGDTIVLFTSEQGSQFPGNKWTNYNTGVHTALIAKWPGMIVPGTRTDALVQYADVLPTLMDLAGAEYQPETFDGASFAHVLRHEKDAHREYAYGTHNNIPEGPSYPIRSITDGRYHYIRNLQNENLYIEKHLMGVKGNGELNNKYWQTWVFQCFEQPELLRLIQRYQLRPKEELYDLANDPYEMTNLINDEGLAGVREELGRELERWMESQGDPGAEQDTNESLRAAKRGEHRFGVGTEG, from the coding sequence ATGAAAAGTTCTCTTAGAACCATTGCCACCGTTCTCGCGGTTGCCTTGGTCCCCGTTCTCGCGCACGCTGAGACGAAGTCGCCCAATTTCCTGATTGTGATGGCGGACGATTGCACGTACAACGATCTGCCAATGTACGGCGGCGAGAACGCGAAAACGCCGAACCTGGAGCGGCTCGCGAAAGAAGGGATGACATTCGATCGGGCGTTCCTCGCCGAAGCGATTTGCCAGCCTTGTCGTGCCGAGTTGTATTCGGGCTTGTATCCGATGCGAAACGGTTGCAATTGGAATCACTCCGCCAGTCGCCGTGACATCGAGAGCATGCCTCAGCATCTTGCTCGAGTCGGCTATCGAGTCGGGTTGGCCGGCAAGGTTCATGTGTCGCCGGAATCAGCCTTCCCGTTTGAGAGGGTTGATGGGTGCGACAAAAACTGTGTTCGCAATCCGACTCAAGAAATGCAGTTGGACTCCATTGGCGAGTTTATGTCTCGCGAGGACGGCCAGCCGTTTTGTTTGGTGGTCGCGTTGGTGGAGCCGCATGTGCCGTGGGTGATGGGCGACGCGAGTGCGTACCCGCCACGCAAATTGAAGTTGCCGCCGAACATTGGCGACACGCCCGAAACTCGGTCGGCGTTTGGGCGGTATCTGGCTGAGATCACTTACATGGATGATCAGTTTGGCCAGATCATGAATGAACTCGAGGAAGTTGGAGAGTCAGGCGATACGATCGTGTTGTTCACTTCCGAGCAGGGCTCTCAGTTCCCAGGCAACAAGTGGACGAACTACAACACCGGCGTTCACACAGCATTGATCGCAAAGTGGCCGGGCATGATCGTGCCGGGAACCAGGACAGACGCTCTGGTGCAATACGCCGATGTGTTGCCAACGTTGATGGATCTGGCTGGTGCCGAGTATCAACCAGAAACGTTCGACGGGGCTTCCTTCGCCCATGTGCTAAGACATGAGAAAGATGCCCATCGCGAATATGCCTACGGGACGCACAACAATATTCCTGAAGGTCCGTCCTATCCGATTCGATCCATCACCGATGGGCGTTATCACTACATCCGCAATCTGCAGAACGAGAACCTGTACATCGAAAAGCACTTGATGGGCGTCAAAGGCAACGGTGAGCTGAACAACAAGTATTGGCAGACCTGGGTGTTTCAGTGCTTTGAACAGCCTGAGCTACTTCGTCTGATCCAGCGATACCAGTTGCGCCCGAAAGAGGAGCTCTATGATCTTGCCAACGATCCGTATGAGATGACCAATCTGATCAACGACGAAGGGTTGGCTGGAGTCCGCGAGGAGTTGGGCCGAGAGCTGGAGCGTTGGATGGAATCGCAGGGCGATCCGGGAGCGGAACAGGATACAAACGAGTCCCTGCGAGCAGCCAAGCGTGGCGAGCATCGGTTCGGAGTTGGAACCGAAGGGTAA
- the zwf gene encoding glucose-6-phosphate dehydrogenase: protein MSHTIVIFGASGDLTSRKLVPALFRLFSRGRLPDSTRIVGVSRSPYEHSEWRKSLRETTAKFVGKSFSEEAWESFAPNIYYQPGDIKDAESFQSLATFLDEIEEGKSTGRVYYLSTMPQLYEEAIQQLGAAGLACDKTGPRRVIIEKPFGTDLKTAQRLNESIHNVFREDQIYRIDHYLGKETVQNIFALRFANSIFEPLWNRNYIDHVQITVAEEVVIGRRAGYYDNSGILRDMFQNHILQLMMITAMEPPAKFDAALVRDEKVKVLHSVRKMTGGDFASQTVRGQYDGYLQEEGVPANSQTETFAALKLYCDNWRWQGVPFFLRSGKGMSCRTTQIVIQFKNVPHQLFGGSKKENKLGNRLVIQVQPAEGIQLHFETKVADAGMKTRTNHLDFNFQDSIGGQEMPDAYQRLLLDAVQGDASLFARGDEVELAWSIIDPIIEAWRSPAAPPLHTYQTGLWGPEECSQWLFDQKREWFDVCPVI from the coding sequence ATGTCACATACAATTGTCATCTTTGGTGCCAGCGGCGACCTGACCAGCCGCAAACTGGTCCCGGCACTCTTCCGACTCTTCTCACGCGGACGCCTGCCCGACTCGACTCGCATTGTCGGTGTTTCGCGAAGTCCCTACGAACATTCCGAGTGGCGAAAATCGCTTCGCGAAACCACCGCCAAATTTGTCGGCAAGTCTTTCAGCGAAGAAGCCTGGGAATCATTCGCACCGAACATCTACTACCAGCCCGGCGACATCAAAGACGCAGAGTCGTTTCAATCGCTGGCGACGTTTTTGGATGAAATCGAAGAAGGCAAATCGACCGGTCGAGTCTACTACCTGTCGACCATGCCACAGTTGTACGAAGAAGCGATCCAGCAACTCGGGGCCGCGGGACTCGCCTGCGACAAAACCGGACCGCGACGGGTGATCATCGAGAAACCGTTCGGCACGGATCTGAAAACGGCCCAGCGTCTGAACGAATCGATCCACAACGTTTTTCGCGAAGATCAGATCTACCGGATCGATCATTACCTCGGCAAAGAAACCGTACAGAACATTTTCGCGTTGCGTTTTGCCAACAGTATCTTCGAACCGCTGTGGAACCGGAACTACATCGACCACGTGCAAATCACCGTGGCCGAAGAAGTCGTCATCGGCCGGCGAGCTGGCTACTACGACAACAGCGGAATCCTCCGCGACATGTTCCAGAATCATATTCTGCAACTGATGATGATCACGGCGATGGAACCGCCGGCGAAATTTGACGCCGCTTTGGTTCGCGATGAGAAAGTCAAAGTGTTGCACAGTGTTCGCAAGATGACGGGTGGCGACTTCGCATCTCAAACCGTTCGCGGCCAGTACGACGGCTACCTGCAAGAGGAAGGCGTCCCGGCGAACAGCCAAACGGAAACCTTTGCCGCGTTGAAACTGTACTGCGACAACTGGCGATGGCAGGGCGTGCCGTTCTTCTTGCGAAGCGGCAAAGGCATGTCATGCCGAACGACCCAGATCGTGATCCAGTTCAAAAACGTTCCGCACCAATTGTTTGGCGGATCGAAGAAGGAGAACAAACTTGGCAACCGATTGGTCATTCAAGTCCAACCGGCCGAAGGCATCCAATTGCACTTCGAAACCAAGGTTGCCGACGCCGGAATGAAGACGCGAACCAACCACTTGGACTTCAACTTCCAAGATTCGATCGGCGGCCAAGAAATGCCCGACGCCTATCAGCGACTGCTGCTGGACGCGGTGCAAGGCGACGCCAGCCTCTTTGCTCGCGGCGACGAAGTCGAACTGGCCTGGAGCATCATCGATCCAATCATCGAAGCGTGGCGAAGCCCGGCCGCTCCGCCACTGCACACGTACCAAACCGGCCTTTGGGGCCCCGAAGAATGCTCGCAGTGGCTGTTCGACCAAAAACGCGAATGGTTCGACGTCTGCCCAGTTATTTAA
- a CDS encoding DUF4261 domain-containing protein, whose translation MAKGLFTQGMCVLLRRPLELDEIQSRLNQFQLAGRQESLDDEDSPETLIYDFRPEVGGHLLVTPSSIPWPDDMGDPDESPERFVAWSLGQFGPLAFPGCLSRACDQTRHWDDMPDIQSEHTCHIRFLISYVLGTEEEDDDDEDDLPLVPDDYEAIDELHFLTKAVAAILEAPEAICYFNPGGEVLCDENVLRQGLNHAWNLELPPLDMWTNVRVYVDDNRFAIMDTVGNGQFDLPDMEAVFPLSEYVAEDVERFLRHASLYLLAGDEEVTTGDTADGPGGQTWLAMECDQSLSDPPRPTIRWIPEDGRNIPEHLLDPGTIEEDFTSLDDDVDEAFLDDHDFGSSEFDPSGTEYLDSEPFDPDKPDDDDD comes from the coding sequence ATGGCGAAAGGATTGTTCACCCAGGGCATGTGCGTGCTATTGCGCCGTCCGCTCGAGTTGGACGAAATCCAATCGCGGTTGAACCAATTCCAATTGGCAGGTCGCCAAGAGTCTCTCGATGATGAGGACTCGCCCGAAACGCTGATCTATGACTTTCGGCCAGAAGTCGGCGGCCATCTGCTTGTCACTCCCTCGTCAATCCCATGGCCTGATGACATGGGTGACCCAGACGAATCACCCGAACGATTTGTCGCTTGGTCGTTGGGCCAGTTCGGCCCGCTCGCGTTCCCCGGTTGCCTGTCACGAGCTTGCGATCAAACGCGCCATTGGGACGACATGCCGGACATCCAATCCGAGCACACCTGTCACATTCGGTTTCTGATCAGCTATGTCCTGGGCACCGAAGAGGAAGACGACGACGACGAGGACGATCTGCCGCTGGTCCCGGATGACTACGAGGCGATTGACGAACTGCATTTCTTGACGAAAGCCGTCGCCGCAATTCTGGAAGCTCCCGAAGCGATTTGCTATTTCAATCCTGGCGGTGAAGTCCTCTGCGATGAGAACGTGCTTCGCCAAGGACTCAATCACGCCTGGAATTTGGAACTGCCTCCGCTCGACATGTGGACCAATGTCCGGGTGTATGTCGATGACAATCGGTTCGCAATCATGGACACGGTTGGTAACGGCCAGTTCGATTTACCGGACATGGAAGCGGTGTTCCCACTTTCCGAATACGTCGCCGAAGACGTCGAACGTTTTCTTCGACACGCGTCGCTGTACTTGTTGGCGGGCGATGAGGAAGTCACGACGGGTGACACCGCCGACGGCCCCGGAGGCCAAACATGGTTGGCGATGGAGTGCGACCAATCGCTCTCCGATCCGCCTCGACCGACCATCCGTTGGATCCCCGAAGACGGCCGCAACATTCCCGAACACCTGCTGGACCCCGGCACGATTGAAGAAGATTTCACTTCGCTCGACGACGATGTCGACGAAGCCTTTCTGGACGATCACGATTTTGGTTCCAGCGAGTTTGATCCCAGTGGTACCGAGTACCTCGACTCAGAACCGTTTGATCCTGATAAACCGGACGATGATGACGACTGA
- a CDS encoding response regulator — protein sequence MSKRLLIVDDHEVSRLGTLAALEGTGIEVVAQADKAADALEIVSNTPLDTVLLDIRMEGGDGLNTLGRIKLDHPDLPILLFSGYDNPTYVARAVALGACGYILKTAPVSRLIEALNLAFDGQQSWTREELRRVTGALATPRMNQDIDVPLTQRESEVLRQMALGLTNKEIAKMLGISYETVKEHVQHILRKLGVSDRTQAAVWAVRKNLV from the coding sequence ATGTCAAAACGCCTACTGATCGTCGATGATCACGAAGTTTCCCGCTTGGGAACTTTAGCCGCCCTTGAAGGAACCGGCATTGAAGTGGTCGCGCAAGCTGACAAAGCTGCCGACGCTCTGGAGATTGTTTCGAACACTCCTCTCGACACCGTGTTGCTCGATATCCGGATGGAAGGTGGCGATGGCCTGAATACGCTTGGTCGTATCAAGCTCGATCACCCCGACCTGCCGATCCTGTTGTTCTCCGGCTATGACAACCCAACCTATGTCGCTCGTGCCGTTGCACTTGGTGCTTGCGGTTACATCCTGAAAACGGCGCCCGTTTCGCGTCTGATCGAAGCTCTGAACTTGGCTTTCGATGGTCAGCAGTCCTGGACTCGCGAAGAACTTCGTCGCGTTACCGGTGCTTTGGCGACTCCTCGCATGAACCAAGACATCGACGTGCCGTTGACTCAGCGCGAAAGCGAAGTTTTGCGTCAAATGGCGTTGGGGCTGACCAACAAAGAGATCGCCAAGATGCTGGGCATCAGCTACGAAACGGTCAAAGAGCACGTGCAGCATATCCTGCGTAAGCTCGGCGTCTCGGATCGTACGCAAGCCGCCGTTTGGGCCGTTCGCAAGAACTTGGTCTGA
- the dapA gene encoding 4-hydroxy-tetrahydrodipicolinate synthase, with the protein MSPRKGSDFAGLSTAIVTPFRDGQVDEKRLAEQIDFQIDSGVTCIVPCGTTGESPTLTHDEHERVISLTIQHVAGRVKVMAGTGSNSTAEALRLTRRAADEGADATLQVAPYYNKPTQEGMYQHFRAVAEAVDIPVCVYNIPGRSAKNIEVDTIVRLAELPNITMVKEATGSLDQCTAVLGATNLTVLSGDDSLTLPMMSVGAEGVISVAANLVPSVLLEMVQTAAAGDYTKAAELHHRLYSLCSKMLGLATNPIPVKAAMQMVGRDTGEMRLPMVPLDDADRAILQETLMKFGMESAIAGQLQASGA; encoded by the coding sequence ATGTCTCCCAGAAAAGGCAGCGATTTCGCTGGTCTGTCCACCGCCATTGTGACTCCCTTTCGTGATGGACAAGTCGACGAGAAACGTTTGGCTGAGCAGATCGATTTTCAAATCGACTCGGGTGTCACGTGCATCGTGCCATGCGGAACGACTGGTGAGTCACCGACGTTGACGCATGACGAGCACGAACGTGTGATCTCGTTGACGATTCAACACGTCGCCGGCCGCGTCAAAGTCATGGCTGGCACGGGCAGTAACAGTACAGCGGAAGCGTTGCGACTGACTCGTCGAGCTGCCGATGAAGGCGCGGATGCGACTTTGCAAGTCGCCCCGTATTACAACAAGCCAACTCAAGAAGGCATGTATCAACACTTCCGCGCAGTTGCGGAAGCTGTCGACATTCCAGTCTGCGTCTACAACATTCCTGGGCGTTCAGCGAAGAACATCGAAGTCGACACGATTGTGCGATTGGCAGAATTGCCGAACATCACGATGGTCAAAGAAGCGACCGGATCACTGGATCAATGCACCGCGGTCTTGGGTGCAACCAATCTGACCGTTCTATCAGGCGATGATTCGCTGACATTGCCAATGATGAGCGTCGGAGCCGAAGGCGTGATCTCCGTGGCGGCCAACTTGGTGCCATCGGTGTTGTTGGAAATGGTCCAAACGGCAGCGGCAGGTGATTACACGAAGGCTGCCGAACTGCACCATCGTTTGTATTCTTTGTGCAGTAAGATGCTGGGGCTCGCTACGAACCCGATCCCGGTCAAAGCAGCGATGCAAATGGTCGGTCGTGACACCGGCGAAATGCGTTTGCCGATGGTTCCGCTTGACGATGCCGATCGAGCGATCTTGCAAGAGACGCTGATGAAGTTTGGCATGGAATCGGCCATTGCTGGTCAATTGCAAGCCAGCGGCGCGTGA
- the mqnE gene encoding aminofutalosine synthase MqnE codes for MQANERDARFREIRDKVESEQRLSMEDGLFLYEPEVSIQQVGELANFVRERKNGNVGYYNINTHLNPTNVCVYRCRFCAFRKDLRDENGYAMSDEQILHRGAEATANGCTEMHIVGGLHHQRKYEWYRDIISMLKENYPKIHLKAWTAVEIDWFRFQTKKSFEWVLDDMRSAGLGSMPGGGAEIFHPEVRDQLCEHKANTPAWLEIHRTAHQIGLKTNCTMLYGHVEKAYHRIDHLMRLRELQDKTNGFQVFIPLAFHPDNTKLSDLKKPSGLMDLRTMAISRLMLDNIQHIKAYWIMLGIETAQTALAYGADDIDGTVRHELIYHDAGAKTPEFMSVDQIKDLIREAGRDPIERDTTYNRVIRDENDFTVWQSGESVDADAQLAGA; via the coding sequence ATGCAAGCCAACGAACGAGACGCCCGTTTTCGCGAAATTCGTGACAAGGTCGAATCTGAACAACGTCTGTCGATGGAAGACGGTTTGTTTCTGTACGAACCCGAAGTTTCGATCCAACAGGTTGGCGAATTGGCCAACTTTGTTCGCGAACGAAAGAATGGCAACGTCGGCTACTACAACATCAACACGCACCTCAACCCCACAAACGTGTGCGTGTACCGATGCCGCTTCTGTGCGTTCCGCAAAGACCTCCGGGACGAGAACGGGTATGCGATGTCGGATGAGCAAATCCTACATCGCGGTGCGGAAGCAACGGCCAACGGGTGCACCGAAATGCACATCGTCGGCGGATTGCACCACCAACGAAAGTACGAGTGGTATCGCGACATCATCTCGATGCTAAAAGAGAACTACCCGAAGATTCACTTGAAAGCCTGGACCGCCGTTGAAATCGATTGGTTCCGTTTCCAAACCAAGAAGTCTTTTGAGTGGGTGCTGGACGATATGCGGTCCGCGGGACTGGGAAGCATGCCGGGCGGTGGAGCCGAAATCTTCCATCCCGAAGTGCGAGACCAATTGTGCGAACACAAAGCCAATACGCCGGCTTGGCTGGAAATCCACCGCACCGCTCACCAGATTGGTTTGAAAACCAATTGCACAATGCTGTATGGGCACGTTGAAAAGGCCTATCACCGGATCGACCATCTAATGCGTCTGCGGGAACTGCAGGACAAGACCAATGGTTTCCAGGTCTTTATCCCGCTCGCGTTCCACCCCGACAACACAAAGCTATCGGACCTGAAAAAGCCCTCTGGATTGATGGACTTGCGAACGATGGCGATCAGCCGGTTGATGCTGGATAACATCCAACACATCAAAGCGTACTGGATCATGCTCGGCATCGAGACCGCTCAGACGGCGTTGGCGTACGGAGCGGATGACATTGACGGAACCGTTCGGCATGAACTGATCTATCACGACGCGGGTGCGAAGACACCTGAGTTCATGTCCGTCGACCAGATCAAAGACCTGATTCGCGAAGCGGGTCGGGATCCGATCGAACGCGACACGACCTACAACCGTGTGATTCGCGACGAAAACGACTTCACGGTTTGGCAATCAGGCGAAAGCGTCGATGCTGACGCTCAGCTGGCCGGAGCCTAA
- a CDS encoding UbiA-like polyprenyltransferase, with protein sequence MAKLNDWLGLIRFSHTIFALPFAILAAFLAWATPLPETSPVTYPQIRVQDIVGILLCMVLARSAAMAFNRWVDRRIDAANPRTATRHIPAGTLSAPAVLAFTISCGVGFIVSTLLFLPNRLPLFASVPVLLFLCGYSLAKRFTSSAHLWLGIALSLSPICVWAAIRGEFVLQQPSDFWVPGWLAVAVAFWVAGFDIIYSCQDAEFDAAEGLHSVPSRRGVSGALRVAAVSHVAMILALGLLAWTGGSSGLGLVFLIAVMLTAALVIYQHRLVSPSDLSRVNQAFFHTNAIVSLILMTAGVIDCFI encoded by the coding sequence ATGGCAAAACTAAACGACTGGCTTGGCCTGATCCGCTTTTCACACACCATTTTCGCACTCCCCTTCGCGATTTTGGCGGCATTCCTGGCTTGGGCGACGCCGTTGCCCGAGACCTCCCCCGTGACCTACCCGCAAATCAGAGTGCAAGACATTGTTGGCATCCTGCTGTGCATGGTCCTAGCCCGCAGTGCCGCGATGGCATTCAACCGTTGGGTCGACCGACGAATTGATGCCGCGAATCCTCGCACCGCGACTCGCCACATTCCCGCCGGAACGTTGTCCGCCCCAGCCGTGCTGGCGTTCACCATTTCGTGTGGCGTTGGATTCATCGTCTCGACGCTGCTGTTTCTGCCAAACCGTTTGCCGCTCTTTGCATCCGTTCCGGTGCTCTTGTTTCTGTGTGGTTATTCGCTCGCCAAGCGTTTCACCTCCTCGGCGCACTTGTGGCTTGGCATCGCACTCAGCTTGTCCCCGATCTGTGTCTGGGCAGCGATTCGAGGAGAATTCGTGCTGCAGCAACCCAGCGATTTCTGGGTCCCCGGATGGCTGGCCGTCGCAGTCGCGTTTTGGGTGGCAGGATTCGACATCATCTATTCATGCCAGGACGCTGAGTTCGACGCTGCCGAAGGACTGCACAGCGTTCCATCTCGCCGCGGCGTTTCCGGCGCTCTGCGGGTTGCGGCGGTCTCACATGTTGCGATGATTTTAGCGCTGGGGCTGCTGGCCTGGACGGGAGGTTCCTCCGGTTTGGGACTGGTTTTCCTCATCGCCGTCATGCTGACTGCCGCTTTGGTCATTTACCAACATCGATTGGTTTCGCCGAGCGACCTGTCTCGCGTCAACCAAGCCTTTTTTCATACCAACGCGATCGTCAGCCTGATTCTGATGACCGCCGGAGTGATCGACTGCTTCATTTAG
- a CDS encoding UbiX family flavin prenyltransferase: MSDATKRRRRIVLAMTGASGAPIAVRLLQVMRRDPSVEVHLTISPSGAAVLHQEMGLQLNLRSPDLNALLACVPQWASEPAPEFDEIGPTGDERLHYHQHDDYMTPIASGSFLTDAMVLCPCSGSTLSGIARSAASNLVQRAAEVHLKEHRKLVVVPRETPMSVLQIENMQRLAAAGAVLLPAMPGWYHDVKRIEDLVDFVVARILDQIGLDNGLIQRWKDA; encoded by the coding sequence ATGAGTGATGCAACGAAACGTCGTCGCCGGATCGTCCTGGCGATGACGGGTGCCTCCGGTGCACCGATCGCGGTTCGCTTGCTGCAAGTCATGCGGAGAGATCCCAGTGTGGAAGTTCACCTGACGATCAGCCCCAGTGGCGCGGCGGTCCTGCATCAGGAAATGGGCCTGCAACTGAATTTGCGATCGCCGGACCTGAATGCATTGCTCGCTTGTGTGCCACAGTGGGCCAGCGAACCTGCACCTGAATTCGACGAGATCGGACCCACCGGCGACGAGCGTCTGCATTACCACCAGCACGATGACTACATGACACCGATCGCCAGCGGTTCATTTCTAACCGACGCGATGGTGCTGTGCCCTTGTAGCGGAAGCACCCTGTCAGGCATCGCTCGTTCGGCCGCATCGAATTTGGTCCAACGTGCCGCCGAAGTGCACCTGAAAGAGCATCGCAAACTGGTCGTCGTGCCTCGCGAAACTCCTATGAGCGTTTTGCAAATCGAGAACATGCAACGTCTGGCTGCGGCCGGTGCCGTGCTGCTTCCCGCGATGCCGGGTTGGTACCACGATGTCAAACGAATCGAAGACCTGGTCGACTTCGTCGTCGCAAGGATCCTCGATCAAATCGGCTTGGACAACGGATTGATCCAACGATGGAAGGACGCATGA